Proteins found in one Brachypodium distachyon strain Bd21 chromosome 5, Brachypodium_distachyon_v3.0, whole genome shotgun sequence genomic segment:
- the LOC100833965 gene encoding glyoxylate/hydroxypyruvate reductase HPR3 isoform X3 — MAAAAETPPSVSGKPPLLLLRRTTGRLAAALRSRFQVLSFHDSGGAPLHAFLAASGASDPPRAALVPGGGGIAVDAAFLDAAPHLRCVVTTSVGTDHIDLAECARRGVVVAGAGGIFSADVADHAVGLLIDVLRRVSAADRYARRGLWPVRGDYPLASKLSGKRVGIIGLGRIGSSIAKRLQAFGCVIHYYSRRPKETVSFKHFPDVTGLAVESDVLVVACALNDQTRHVVNKDVLEALGKDGVLVNIARGGNVDEAAMVRALKEGEIAGAGLDVFETEPAVPPEFFSMDNVVLTPHDAAFTTESGCDLCDLMVTNLEAFFQGPCDVCGQVGHAR, encoded by the exons atggcggccgccgcggagaCGCCTCCGTCCGTCAGCGGGAAGCCaccactcctcctcctgcgccgCACCACCGGCcgtctcgccgccgcgctgcgcTCGCGCTTCCAGGTCCTCAGCTTCCACGACTCGGGGGGCGCTCCCCTCCATgccttcctcgccgcctccggcgccTCGGAtcccccgcgcgccgccctcgtccccggcggaggcggcatcgccgtcgacgccgccttcctcgACGCGGCGCCGCACCTCCGCTGCGTCGTGACCACCTCCGTCGGCACGGACCACATCGACCTCGCCGAGTGCGCGCGCAggggcgtcgtcgtcgccggcgccggcggcatctTCTCGGCCGACGTGGCCGATCACGCCGTCGGACTCCTCATCGACGTGCTCCGCCGCGTCTCGGCGGCTGACCGGTACGCCCGGCGCGGGCTCTGGCCGGTGCGCGGGGATTACCCGCTTGCCTCCAAG CTTAGTGGCAAACGGGTCGGCATCATCGGTCTGGGGCGCATTGGTTCATCAATCGCAAAGAGACTCCAAGCATTTGGCTGTGTCATCCATTACTACTCTAGAAGACCCAAGGAGACCGTCTCCTTCAAACACTTCCCTGATGTCACCGGCCTTGCCGTTGAATCCGATGTACTCGTGGTCGCCTGCGCCCTGAACGACCAAACACGGCATGTTGTCAACAAGGATGTCCTAGAGGCACTAGGAAAAGATGGTGTCCTGGTGAACATCGCCCGGGGTGGGAATGTCGACGAGGCAGCAATGGTCAGGGCGCtaaaggagggagagatagCCGGTGCGGGACTCGACGTCTTTGAGACGGAGCCTGCCGTGCCACCGGAGTTCTTCTCCATGGACAATGTTGTGCTCACGCCACATGATGCCGCCTTTACCACTGAGTCAGGCTGTGACCTGTGCGACCTCATGGTCACGAACCTAGAGGCGTTCTTCCAAG
- the LOC100833965 gene encoding glyoxylate/hydroxypyruvate reductase HPR3 isoform X4, translated as MAAAAETPPSVSGKPPLLLLRRTTGRLAAALRSRFQVLSFHDSGGAPLHAFLAASGASDPPRAALVPGGGGIAVDAAFLDAAPHLRCVVTTSVGTDHIDLAECARRGVVVAGAGGIFSADVADHAVGLLIDVLRRVSAADRYARRGLWPVRGDYPLASKLSGKRVGIIGLGRIGSSIAKRLQAFGCVIHYYSRRPKETVSFKHFPDVTGLAVESDVLVVACALNDQTRHVVNKDVLEALGKDGVLVNIARGGNVDEAAMVRALKEGEIAGAGLDVFETEPAVPPEFFSMDNVVLTPHDAAFTTESGCDLCDLMVTNLEAFFQGKPLLTPVLPD; from the exons atggcggccgccgcggagaCGCCTCCGTCCGTCAGCGGGAAGCCaccactcctcctcctgcgccgCACCACCGGCcgtctcgccgccgcgctgcgcTCGCGCTTCCAGGTCCTCAGCTTCCACGACTCGGGGGGCGCTCCCCTCCATgccttcctcgccgcctccggcgccTCGGAtcccccgcgcgccgccctcgtccccggcggaggcggcatcgccgtcgacgccgccttcctcgACGCGGCGCCGCACCTCCGCTGCGTCGTGACCACCTCCGTCGGCACGGACCACATCGACCTCGCCGAGTGCGCGCGCAggggcgtcgtcgtcgccggcgccggcggcatctTCTCGGCCGACGTGGCCGATCACGCCGTCGGACTCCTCATCGACGTGCTCCGCCGCGTCTCGGCGGCTGACCGGTACGCCCGGCGCGGGCTCTGGCCGGTGCGCGGGGATTACCCGCTTGCCTCCAAG CTTAGTGGCAAACGGGTCGGCATCATCGGTCTGGGGCGCATTGGTTCATCAATCGCAAAGAGACTCCAAGCATTTGGCTGTGTCATCCATTACTACTCTAGAAGACCCAAGGAGACCGTCTCCTTCAAACACTTCCCTGATGTCACCGGCCTTGCCGTTGAATCCGATGTACTCGTGGTCGCCTGCGCCCTGAACGACCAAACACGGCATGTTGTCAACAAGGATGTCCTAGAGGCACTAGGAAAAGATGGTGTCCTGGTGAACATCGCCCGGGGTGGGAATGTCGACGAGGCAGCAATGGTCAGGGCGCtaaaggagggagagatagCCGGTGCGGGACTCGACGTCTTTGAGACGGAGCCTGCCGTGCCACCGGAGTTCTTCTCCATGGACAATGTTGTGCTCACGCCACATGATGCCGCCTTTACCACTGAGTCAGGCTGTGACCTGTGCGACCTCATGGTCACGAACCTAGAGGCGTTCTTCCAAGGTAAACCATTGCTCACGCCTGTCCTTCCCGATTAA